Genomic window (Spirosoma sp. KCTC 42546):
AGCCCGTTGCGTCAACAACAGGTCGGCCAGTATATTGCCCACTTGCATCGTAGTTAGGGGCTTTCGGATCGGTCGATTGTACTCGCTGGATATCGCTGACAAATAGCGCTGGGTACGCATACCCTTTGGCCGCATATACGTTCGAGGCTCCGCCCGATAAAGTTGGCCGATAGGGGTCAGTTCCGTAAGGAATATTAATGCGGGGTAGATCCTGATACAAGTCCGTTACCTTGCTTTCCAGATACGTGAAGTTGGCATTAACATCCCAGGTAAAACCTCCCGTATTGACTAGCGGTCGGATGGTGCGTAAATCCAGTTCAAATCCCTGGTTTTGCATGGTGCCTGTGTTAATTAATGCCGTGGAGTAGCCCGTTGCCTGCGATATCCCAATCGGAACGGTCTGATTCGTCGTCAGCGTATTATAGTATACAGCTTCGAAATTGAACCGGTCAAACAAGCCTAATTCTATCCCGACTTCCCGGCTGTTCGTGAACTCAGGCTTCAGGTTTGGGTCGTTCTGCTGATTACTTTGTTCGAAACCAGCCTGACTACCAAAGGGGAATCCTGTTCCCGGATTGAACACATTCTGTAATTGATACGGAGCAACGTTAACCTGACCAACCTTTGACAAGCTACCCCGAATTTTGGCGTAACTGAGTACGGTATTGCTTTTTAGGGCTGGAATCACTTCGGTTAGCACAACCGATGCATCAACTGCTGGATAAAAGAAGGAACGATTGCTGGGAGCCAATAAGGAAGTCCAGTCATTACGACCCGATGCATGCACGAACAACGCATTTTTATAACCCAGTGTCAGATCGCCAAATACACCCTGTAACCGGCTTTGGCTGCTGTATTCAGCTAACGTAGCGTTCCCCAATCGGTTGGCAACGTTATACGTGCCTGGCACAACAAGCGCCCCCGCATAGTCGTATGTGGTTCGTAAATATTCCTGCCGGGTCTGTTGGCCAAGAATCAGCTTGGTGGTAAAATCGCCAAAGGTTGGACTCAGGGTAACGAGCAGGTCACCCGTGAAGCGCGTTTTTAACTGAGTAGCATCCTGTACACTGGCATTGGTGTGACCACCTGCCGATGAGGCAATATTGCCCGCTTCCCAGGGATCGCCGGTAGCATAATCCGAGAACGTTACATCGGCAATATGAGCTTTCAGTTGCGAATTATATACCTGACCGCCAACCCGGTACAATACACTTAACCAGTTTGTGAACTTATAGGCTACATCGGCCGATCCCTGAATGGTATACAGGTCCGTAATCTTCCGCGAATTGTCACCCGTTATTTGCCAGTAAGGATTTGGATAATAAGCGTTGTAGTAGCCATTGACATCGCCATAGGGAGAGGTAATGTCGTTGAGTGGATAACTATTCAGCGGAGCCTGTGGCTGCTGATTCAGTACGTTCCAGTACACAGGGCGGTTTTGGTTGAAGTCGCCATTCTCGGTATTCGTATTCTGATACGAAAACTGTACGCCTGCATTGGCGGTAAACTTATCGACCGCCCGACCTCCTTTAATACTGATGTTGGTCCGCTGATACTTATCGTTCGGCACCACCCCTTTCTGATCTACACGCTGTAAACTCAACCCAAAATAATTGAGGTTATCGCCTATGCGGTACGAAATGTCATGCTGTTGCGTAACACCGGTGTTAAAGAAGGCCTTACGGGGATCTTTTGACGGGGCTGAATACGGAATCTTGAGCGTATCGAGCCGAACGTTTCCATTCGCATCCCGAATCTGAACACCGTATCCAAGCGGCTGAATCGAGCCGTCGAACGGGGTTCCAAACTGCTGATTTTCGTAAGGCACGTACGTTCGAGCGTAGTTACGATCATAAAACGGAACGCCTTCACCACCATTAGCGCCAAACTGAGTTTGTAGTCCGGGCATATAGGAAATGCTCTCGAACTGCGTATTGTTCGTGTAGGTAATCTGTGGCTTGTTGTTTTGCGTGCCTCGTTTCGTGGTAATGATGAGGGCGCCATTCGATGCATCGGAGCCGTAGAGAGCGGCTGCGCTCGGTCCTTTTAGTACAGTAGTCTGATCAATATCATTCGGATTAATTGATGTTAAAAAAGAGATGTCTGATATAACGCCATCGACAATCAGTAAGGCCTGATTATTACCGAGAAAGGATCGGTTACCGCGTAAGGTAAGCCGGACGCCCGCTCCTACACCGTTATTGGTTGTATTGATTTGCAGACCCGAAACCTTACCGGTTAATCCGTTGGCCACGTTGATTGGCGCTGCCTGAGTAATTTGAGCATTACTAATACGGGCAATTGATGTCCCGATCTCTCGCTCTGTACGCTGAATACCAAAGCCAGTTACCACAACCTCATTTAGCGTAGAAGCATCAGCAGCTAAAACAACATTGATGGTGCTTTGGCTACCCACAACGATGTCCTGCGATTTGAACCCAACAAATGAGAATGTTAGGGTAGTATTTGGCTCTACGTTGAGCCGGTAATTCCCATTTACATCGGTGGTTGTACCTCGGCTGGTACCCTTTACAACAACACTCACACCTGGCAGACCAGACCCATCATCGGATGATGTCACTCGTCCCGTTACAGCCGCTTCCTGTGCCAGCAATGGCAGATAGGAAAAGAGCGAAAGTAACCAACTTAGAATTAGAACTTTTCTCATAAAGTTGACAGCGTTTAAATTAAGAAAATAAGAAAAATTACAGCCATGTTAACGAAGTGTTAAAATGTAACTAATTGCAAATTAAGTAAATAAATTTAATGCAAAAGGCCTTTCACAACTATGGGGAAGCTTCTAATAAAATTGTATTTTTAGGTGAAAATACTTAGGTAGGTCGATAGAGAATACTTAACCTGTAAAAGGGATAGTAACTAACTAATTTTGGAATTAACTATTTAAACGATATATTATATGGACTGTTTCTGAAAACAACTTATTCTATACTAAGATGGCCATTACCTCATAGCCGTCAGAATCACTAAAAAAAGGCAGCCTGGTACGGGAAAACTAATTTTAGAAAAAATAGGGCGGGGAGATTAATAAATTTTAATTCAATTCTTAATTCAGTACAGTTACTATTAAATTATCATTAAGAAAAGAAAATGTGATGGTTTGGGCCTTATCTACCCTTTTAAGCTATATAGACTTGCTATAACAGAACAATATTTTAGCAATAATTCAACAGACAACTTTTTGTGGTTTGCGTTCTCATATTGATAAAATGGTATCTTTAACGAATTTTTAATACTTTTGGTGTAGTTTTTATACTTAAGTATCACTTCTTAACTTAAACAACGTTCTATGCGTAAATTTTTACTAACACAGCTCCTACTGTGTTTATTCGCTATTCCATTGATTGCTCAAAATCGGGCTATCACTGGAAAAATCACTTCATCAGAAGACGGCTCTCCATTACCAGGTGTTACTATCCTTATAAAAGGAACAACCCAGGGTACAACAACAAATTCAGACGGTACTTTTCAGATTAATGCAGCAAAAGGGGCTGTCATGCAGGTTAGTTTTATTGGCTTTGCAACCGAAAGTGTTAAGCTGGAAAATCAGACCACAGTGAATCTGGCCCTGAAACCCGATGCGTCTCAGCTTCAGGAAATTGTGGTAACGGCTCAGGGTATTCGGAAGAGCCAGCGGGAAATTGGGTATGCTATCTCGAAAGTAGCTACTGAAGACGTAACCGTTGGTCGGTCCCCACAGTTAGCCCAGGCTCTCTCGGGAAAAGTGACTGGTTTGGCTGTTTACAACGTCAATAACAGTGTTGATCCAGCCGTGAAGGTTGTTTTACGCGGATATCGTTCGTTGACTGGTAATAACGAAGCGCTGGTTGTTCTCGATGGTATGCAAACGACCTCGACCATCTTATCAACCATCAACCCAAATGACATTGAGAGTGTGTCCATACTGAAAGGTGGCCAGGCTGCTACCTTGTATGGTTCATCAGGTATCAATGGTGCCCTGATCATCACCACCAAAAGGGGGGCAAAAGGAAAACTGAAAGTGAATTATTCAAACAGCACGAACTTTGAACAGATCAGTTTCCTTCCTCAGATTCAGGATAAATACGGCTCTGGCTCGCACTATGCTACGGCGTTCGGTACAACGGGCTATAAGACAGATTATCTGGAGCGGATGAAAGATAACTGGCGCGCCTACGAAAACCAGCAGTATGGTGATGCCTTTGATGGATCAGTTCGGATTCAGGGACGAACCGCTGAAGATGGTAGCCAGCTTCTTATTCCGTATTCGGCCGTTCCAGATGCACGCCGGAAAGCCTTCAATACGGGTGTTTCGGTGAATAACCAGATTAATTTCCAGGGTGGCGACGAAACCAGTTCGTTCTACATGTCGATTGAGAATCAGTCGGTAAACGGGATTGTTCCAAACGATAAGAGTGTTCGGACGGGTACCCGTCTGTCGGCTACGAAAGAATACGGTAAACTGACGGCCAGCTTTAACGCCGGTTATGTGCAGGGCGTTTATAATCGTACTTCGTTTGATTTCTACAATGGCGTATTAAACCAGCCAGCAAACTTGCCATTGAGCGACCTACGGAACTGGCAGACCAATCCGTTGGCCAACCCAAATGGATTCTATAACGATTACTACAACAACCCATACTTTGAGGCCGACAATGCCCGGCGAAATTATAAGGACGCCAACATTAACGGTAACCTAAGCCTGACGCTCAAAGCAACGAACTGGTTATCCTTGACGAACCGCCTGGGTGTTATGAACAACTCCCGTACCGGTAAAAATACCGTCGGCAAGTTTACCTATTCTGACTGGGCGAAAAGTAAATCATTTATTCCGGCTCCGTTCTTCCGGGATGGTGATGGCACAGGCATTTACCGGGCACTTACCGATACGCCAGGTTCTGTAGAAGACTTTTCAGGTACGGAAAATGTCATTAATAACGAATTCCAGATTCAGCTGTCGAAAGATCTTGGTCCGGTATCGAATCGGTTGATTTTGGGTAACAGCTTGTATCAGCGCACAACGAACAATATTTTGATCGGTTCAAGCTCAATTGTTGTTCCTGATGTCTATAACGTATCGAACCGTCAGGGCATCCTGAGAGGTGGGCAGATTCTTACACAGGAGCGCCGTCTGGGCTATTATGCCGACTATACCGCGAACTATAAAAACTTCCTGATTTTGAACGGTTCGTTCCGTTTTGATCAGACATCGAAGTTCTACAAGCCAAACCGAGATGCTAGTTTCTGGTCATACCCTTATTATGGCGCAGCGGTTTCGTTTATTGCTACCGATGCGTTCCCAAGCATCAAGAGTGAGTTCCTGAACTATTTTAAGTTACGGGCTAACTATAACAAAAACGCCAACGATAATATTCCGTTGTATGGCCTGGATCTGACCTATCCGAACGGAACGAGCTTCCCATATGGGAACACAGTTGGTTTGACGGTTGGTAACACCCTACCCGATCCCAACTTAAAGCCTGAAACAGTTTATTCTTCTGAAATTGGTGGTGAATTTCAACTGCTGAATAACCGCATCAATATTGATGTGTCGGCTTATACACAGAACTCTAAGGGGCAGGTAATTACGGTACGGGTTCCAAACTCGACAGGTTTCCAGAGTTTGTTAATCAATGTAGGCGAGACCAAAAACTGGGGTTACGAAGCTGAACTGAAATACCTGATTGCCAGAGGGGGCAAGTTCTCCTGGGATGCCAGTGTTCGTTATTCCTATAACGATAATAAAGTTATTGACCTGTATCCAGGTATTAATGAATTCCAGATTGGTGGTTTCTCGTATGCAAACACCAACGTAATTAAGGATTCCCGCTTCCCGGTCCTGAAAACAGATGGCTACCAATACGCTCCAGATCAGTCAGGACGTGTTTTGGTAAACGCAACAACAGGCTATCCTTTACGTAATACGTCGTTATCAGCTCGAGGTGGTGTTCTGCCACGGCACATTGCCGGTCTGGGCTCCAAAATGGAATATGGCAACTTCGGCTTTACGTTTAACTTTGAGTATCGGGGAGGTAACGTAATGTTCAGTGATTTGGGCCGCCAGATGACCTTTACCGGAACGGGTAAATGGACCGAAGATCGTGCTCCGCACGTTTTCCCGAACTCCGCTATTCTGAATGCTGATGGCAGCGTGTCGCCTAATACGACGAATGTGCGCGAGGCAGAGTATGCCCTTTGGGTAGATAACTACCGGTTAATCTCTGAAAACTTTGTTACACCAGCCTGGTTCATCAAACTTCGGGATATCAACCTGTCGTATCGTCTGCCACAAAACCTGATGAACAAAACCAAGATTTTCTCTGGAGCTAGCATTGCAATCTACGGACGGAACTTACTCACCATCGTTGACAAGCTGAACTATTACACCGACCCTGAATTTAGTTACCAGGGTAACCCAGATCCGGGTAGTCAGGCTACACAAACTCCCACAACAAACTCATCGGTTGGTATCGGGATCAATACAACGGGCCAGACTCCACCAGTGCGTCAGTATGGGGTAAACATCAATCTTACGTTTTAGTCAACAGCAATATTGAACTTGATATGAAATTCAAAACATTAATTATAGCTGCTTTAGTGACCTTGGCGGGTAGTAGTTGCGATACCAAAAAGTTTCTTGACATCAACACCAACCCGAACCAGTTGCCCACCTCGTTGCCCAACTATGTATTTACCAATGCGCTGAATCAGACGGCGACGAACATAGCTGGCAACACAAATGGACAGGGTTCGAACGAACTCGGTTTCTATTGGTCAGGTCAGTGGTCGCAGGGAAATGGGTATATTATTACGACTACCCAATTTGCCTACCAATTCACCAATGGTGACTTTAACTACTGGGATACCTATTACGACAACCTGGAAGATTATCAGTTTGTAATTAACAATGCTGATGCCAATAACCAGAAGTTCCTGAAAGGACCAGCTAAGGTGATGAAGGCAATGTTATACCAGCAATTGGTTGATCTGTATGGGAACATACCGTATACAGATGCACTAAAAGCTGCGGCTGTACTAGCGCCAAAATTCGATGATCAGAAAGCCGTTTACGCAGCCCTAATCACATCCCTGGACGAGGCAATTGTTGATTTAAAAGCAAATCCGTTTACGGGTGGTTTCGGTACGTCTGACATTGCCTTTGGTGGTAATATCACGAAGTGGGTTCAATTCGCGAATTCACTCAAGATGCGCATACTGATTCGTCAGTCTAAAGTAGCGGGCCTGGAGTCGTACATTAAGACCGAGATCAATAAAATCGTGACTGAAGGTTCAGGGTTTATTACGGGATATGATGCTAGCATCGGAGGGCCATCCTTCTTCCAACCGGCAGCGGGCCAGTTAAACCCCGTTTACGATCGCTGGGGTTACGATGCTACCGGTGCTAAACGGGCCTTGAATAACTACCCACGGCCAACGAAGTTCCTGATCGATGGTCTTAAGGCAGCTGGTGATACACTACGGTTAAAGCGGATTGCCTATGCTACCGGTGGTGAAAACAGTAACACGCCTGGTGTGAGTACGAAAGCTGAAATTGCCGCAAACTATGCGGGCACACCCTTTGGTGCCAGTTCTGGCTACTTACCAGCAAATACCTCCTCTGTAGGGCCGAGCTTGTTAGTGAAAGGTGATTACAATCGTCCGTATATTATCATGACGGCTTCGGAAGTTCAGTTCCTACTGGCAGAGGCTAAACAACGGTATGCGGATGTGACCTTACCAAATACGGCTAAAGCTTATTTTGAAGAAGGTATCGTTCAGTCGTTCCGCGTATTAGGTGCTAACACGGCTGGTGCCGCTGCATTTAAAGGTAGTAAAATTGAAAACTACGACTTTGATTCGTCAACGGATAAGTTAGCGGCTATTGCCATCCAGAAATGGATTGCCTTGACGAACTTCAGTGGTCTGGAAGCCTGGGCTGAATACCGACGGACAAACCTACCGGTTACGCCCCAAAGTATTCAGGTGCCTGATACCAAACGGCCTACACGTCTTTTCTACCCAAATACGGAAGGTGGCTCAAACTCAGCTAACGTGACTGCACAAGGTACCATTGACGTATTTGCTACTAAGTTGTTCTGGGACGTTGACTAACTGGTTCTGTTAGCTGTCTCTTCATAAAAAAGGAGGTCATCATATCGATGACCTCCTTTTTTATGAAGAGAATTGTAGCGTAAGCTGAACTATAGGTCAATCCATCCATAAAAAAAGCGGGCCGATAGAATCGGGCCGCTTTCTGCATTACGCTTTATCCAACTATTAAAATTTTCTTGCTTTAGGAAATCGTATGCAGACTAACAAGGATATATAAGGCAGGATTATAGGAGTGGCCTGATACATACTGTGGTGTTAGGCTGTGGGCAAATACACTTGTGTACTGATTTCTATCAGAAAGTAAACCTTATTCTCATTAAAATCATAGTATGCCTAGACTAATGTATATTTTTCGGTAGGTTTATTAATTTCACGGTAGTAAATCCAATGCGAGGGTACATACTTGCATTGCTTGTGTAGTGGTCTTGTACAGTCGTTGTTTATGCAGAGGTGACACCAAACTTTTTGCCCAAAACGAAGTTATTCTATAAAATTAGCCGACTCAACATCATGAAAGACGAAAAAGATATAGATCGAGACGATGCCCAGCTAAATGGCCGAACGGAAGGCCCATTTAGCACTGACGATACGGATATCGACAGGCCGAATGAGGATAATAGAAACCGGTATCAACAGGAGAACTCGGCCAATGGTACGGATAGCCAGCAGGTGCGTGGTGGCCAGGACGGCCGGAATGACCGGGCTATTGGCAGTACCGATATGGACAGTAAAAATGGCGTACTACGTATGGGCGATAATGCCAATAGTACCCTTGAACTAACGGAAGAGGGATTAAATAGCGCCGTAGCCGATGAGGCTAAAACGAACACAGCTATGGTAGATGTAACAACCCATGGTCCCGATGATTATGCGTCTGCTGATCAGGTACCCGTACCAAAGGCTGAAGAAGAAGCAAAAAAACAGACTGGTAAAAAGGACAGGAAGGAGTTGGCCAGTGAAGAAAAGGCGCGGCAGACTCACGATACTGACCTAGCTGAGACAGGCACCGATCTGAATAATAAACCTACATATTAACTTTTCTTTCTCAACACCTAACAAAGTAACGTTATGAGCGTAAGTAGCAATTCCCGCAAAGAAAGCACTGAGTCATATGCGGCTCAGGCCATGCACAACACCATGGGGATTCCCCCAGCGTTGGCACAACTAAACGACAAAAATCTGGATAACGAATTGCCATCCCGTGTAGCAGACAGTAATGACACCGATGTTCCTGGTGACGTTACCGAAGCGGATGCTGTAATTGCGGAAGTCGACGATGAAAATGGCGCCACAAACGCGGATATCGAAGAATCCAAGCGGGCTTCGTGGGGGCAACCTCCTGTAAATACCGACGAAGGCAACCCGGACTGGGCCACCAGCACAACTGATGAACCTGTTCCGGCAACACGCGCTAATGAGCCCGAGCGGACACTGGGTAACGCATAATAGGTAATTCGATAAGTAACAACAGAATCGGGTTGGTTAAGTCTCTAAAGGCTTAGCCAATCCGATTCTGTTGTTACTTCACCAACTGGTTTAAGGTATAGCATACCAGTCGATTCATGAGCTTTTTTTGTCCATTACTGGCCTGTAAATTGCCAAAGGTAAGTTCATAAATCCGGTTAGGCTTTAACTCGCTTAACGTCAATAATACCGTTTTCCGGTCGTCAGAAAACGCTACGGCCGAAACAGAAACTGTTTGAACATCCATCTGGGGTGACCCATAAGCACGATGGTATTCGTAATAATAACTACGAAAGTGATAGTTCTCCAGGTCACGGGCAGTAGCTTCGTCAACAGGATGGGTAAAGGTCAGGGCAAAGCCAGTTGGAGTTAATTTCATCGCCATTAGGTCCAATGGAACACCGGAACCAGATTTATAGCGAAGCCGCTGAATACCCCGCGTACCAAGCCAGCCATGATCGGTTTGGCCCAGATACAAGCTGCCATCAGGTGCGAAGGCCAATCGATTATTGCCAATCCGCATCGGAACACCATTTGAACCTGCCTTACTGAAAAAGGGTATGCAGGCTCCCTGCATCTGTCCATTCACCTCATCGGGCAGAATACGCAGCAAGTGAGCAAAATCCATATCGCCCACAAACAGTTGATTCGCAAAGGGACCAAATTTGCCGCCTGTATTATCCAATACAATTTGCGTAGGTGAATGCGCCATTAATTCGTGCGGAAAGGCGATACTCTCAACCGTTCGCATACTGTCGAGTGTTTGGACTGACAAGGTCAGTGGGTCGATGTCCGGGAAGCCAGGTCGCCAGACCAGGCTGGTTGGATGGCCGTAAAATTTCCCTTCTTCCACATGATACAGTTTACTGGTGCCAAGCCAGTCCCCCTGATTGTCTGTAACGAATAAACGACCCTGCGCATCGAAACCCAGTCCGTTAGGTGATCGAAAGCCACTGGCAAATGGTTTTAGTTTCCCATCGGGGGTAAGTTTCATAACCCAGCCCCGGTAGGGTACACAGGAATACATCCGTCCTTGTCGTCCCAGCGCATCGTACTGACCCCGAACTTCATCGCGGATACCCGCGCCGTTAGAACCTGTATTCAGACTGATATACAAATTCCCTTTAGCATCACGCACAGGGCCAAACGCAAACTCATGGTAATTACCCGACATGCCAAACTGATCCGTAACAGTCTCATATTTATCCGCTATACCATCGCCATTCGTATCGGTCAGGCGCGTGAGTTCGGGTCGCTGAACAACCAATAACTCCCGATTACTGATCGCTATGACGCCTAGTGGGTCATGTAGGCCTTCGGCAAAGAGTTTCCAGGTTTTAGTTTTAGGCGTATAGAGCATCACTTCGCCCCGGTGGAAACAGGCTGCCATACGCCCGTCGGGCAGAAATGATAAGCCACCTGTTTCGGCCACTAAACCGGGTGGAGTAGGAATCGTTTCTACCTCATAATAATCGGAAATCGTATCTGCTGGGGTGGCCGTGAGCAGCAGGGAGGAAAGTAGGAGGGAGATAAGCATGGGTTAGTTAACAATGTAACATGGATAATGGTCAATGAAAGTGATTGATAGACAAAGGTTTATTAGGGGTAATTATTCATTGTATATTATGCATTATCCATTCAATCTGTTGACACTGTTAAAGTGAACTGACGGGTTCCGGCAGGTAGTCGGATCTCTCCATTCTTTAATTGTCCAACGGATGGCCGAAGCTTTATACCGGGTTGGATCGTCGTAACAAACGTAACGGGTTGTTTACTGGGGCCGACCGAAAACGTTCGTACAAGGCCACGCCCAGTGGGTAACGGTTTAACCAATTCGCGGATTTCCACCCCATTGATGCTATAACGAAATTCAGGGTATCGATTTACCAACTGATAGCCTTTGAACTGGGGTTGTTCCTGGAGGCCAGATCCTATTTTCCAGGGAAAGCCACCCGTGTCCCGAAAATAAATTTCCCCAACGATCTTGGTCAAGCGCTGCCCTTTGCCATCCCACTGTTCGGTATTATCAACGAACCCTCCCGACCAGGCGTAACGCAATCGGCTCTGACCCGCATCAAATACGTACGATTGACCGCCTTCAGATCCGGGTAAGCCTACAGCTATGGCTGCTGGGCCACAATCAGGCATAAAGGTACGGTAAACGGCAGGGAGCTTCAGCGTGTATGGATGGCCCGACATGGCAGGTTGATGGTGCTGATGACCAAAATCGGCCATACGGTCAGGATTCGGGATATTCAAATCCTGATCCGGTGGAGGGAGTCGCTTGGGCTCGTTGGTGGCATAGATTACCCCGTACATGATTGAACCATGGCCGGGATACGTACATACAAAGGGATAGGCCCCTTCGGGTAGGCTAACCACTAATGAATCGACATTGCCGGGTTCAACGCTTATGGTATGCGCCAGTACATCTTCCATGATCGGTACATGATGCTGAGCGGGTCCCTTGTTTCCCAGCGCTAAAGCGAATTCAACTACGCGCAAGCGTGAATTTGGCCGGGTGATAACGAGGTTATGGGCCATATCATCCTTATTTTTGAAGACAAGCTTCAAGTGTGTATTTGGCTTGATAATCAGTCGTTTATGGTCGAATTGCAGGCCGATCGATGTGGAAAGGGTAATGAGCGTATCTCGTTGAGCATGTGCTATCTGAGCAGATAACAGAATACCCACGATGAGTAACAAGTTTGGCATAGGGTTAAAAGCAAAAATCGATTAACTCTAATGATTATTGGTGGATGGGTTGAGCAACATGTCTACGGCGGGTGAGGGGAGGAGTGTACCCGATAGAACCTGGTTCTCAAGCCTGTTGATCAGCTCACGAATACCCGGCTGACTGTAAAATTTCCCTTCGAGTCGCTGCTGTAACAGGGATCGGAACCAGGTCAATTGCTGCTCCTGCCGTCGGCGATTTCCGGCACCGTTTTGGGTTGTCAGTTGATGGTGTTCCTCAATCGTCTGCCAAACGTCGGATATACCGAATGGTTGAGTGTTATGCTCGGGTAGGGCCGAACAGGTTAGTACCGGCGGAAACCAGCCTGTTCCGGTGGGTGGAAATAAGTGTAGTGCATTTTGGTATTCAACGCGAGCGCGGTTGGCGGCTGACCGATTATCACCATCGGCTTTCGTAATGACTAGTGCATCGGCTAGCTCCATAATGCCCCGTTTCATACCTTGTAATTCGTCGCCTGCCCCTGCCAGCATCAATAACAGGAAAAAGTCAACCATGCCATGGACAACGGTCTCAGATTGGCCTACGCCCACAGTCTCCACCAGAATCGTATCGAATCCGGCAGCTTCGCAGAGCAACATGGTCTCGCGAGTTCGGTGAGTGACTCCGCCCAGTGAGTCGCCTGCTGGTGAGGG
Coding sequences:
- a CDS encoding SusC/RagA family TonB-linked outer membrane protein, giving the protein MRKVLILSWLLSLFSYLPLLAQEAAVTGRVTSSDDGSGLPGVSVVVKGTSRGTTTDVNGNYRLNVEPNTTLTFSFVGFKSQDIVVGSQSTINVVLAADASTLNEVVVTGFGIQRTEREIGTSIARISNAQITQAAPINVANGLTGKVSGLQINTTNNGVGAGVRLTLRGNRSFLGNNQALLIVDGVISDISFLTSINPNDIDQTTVLKGPSAAALYGSDASNGALIITTKRGTQNNKPQITYTNNTQFESISYMPGLQTQFGANGGEGVPFYDRNYARTYVPYENQQFGTPFDGSIQPLGYGVQIRDANGNVRLDTLKIPYSAPSKDPRKAFFNTGVTQQHDISYRIGDNLNYFGLSLQRVDQKGVVPNDKYQRTNISIKGGRAVDKFTANAGVQFSYQNTNTENGDFNQNRPVYWNVLNQQPQAPLNSYPLNDITSPYGDVNGYYNAYYPNPYWQITGDNSRKITDLYTIQGSADVAYKFTNWLSVLYRVGGQVYNSQLKAHIADVTFSDYATGDPWEAGNIASSAGGHTNASVQDATQLKTRFTGDLLVTLSPTFGDFTTKLILGQQTRQEYLRTTYDYAGALVVPGTYNVANRLGNATLAEYSSQSRLQGVFGDLTLGYKNALFVHASGRNDWTSLLAPSNRSFFYPAVDASVVLTEVIPALKSNTVLSYAKIRGSLSKVGQVNVAPYQLQNVFNPGTGFPFGSQAGFEQSNQQNDPNLKPEFTNSREVGIELGLFDRFNFEAVYYNTLTTNQTVPIGISQATGYSTALINTGTMQNQGFELDLRTIRPLVNTGGFTWDVNANFTYLESKVTDLYQDLPRINIPYGTDPYRPTLSGGASNVYAAKGYAYPALFVSDIQRVQSTDPKAPNYDASGQYTGRPVVDATGYPLLDPNLKYAGTTQPKYRFGLTNTFKFKGLTLAAVVEYRGGAVIYNALGNALEFTGAGIRSTYAGRQNFVFPNSVIVTNNPDGITTASITPNTNVTTKDGNLVFWTNSGYHNAAYSYVTSADFWKLREVVLSYNIPSKIMNYTKFIKSLNIALTGRNLIMLRPKTNVFTDPEFSGGSNANDTSNAVGTTTEYQTPPTRLYGFRLSFGF
- a CDS encoding SusC/RagA family TonB-linked outer membrane protein gives rise to the protein MRKFLLTQLLLCLFAIPLIAQNRAITGKITSSEDGSPLPGVTILIKGTTQGTTTNSDGTFQINAAKGAVMQVSFIGFATESVKLENQTTVNLALKPDASQLQEIVVTAQGIRKSQREIGYAISKVATEDVTVGRSPQLAQALSGKVTGLAVYNVNNSVDPAVKVVLRGYRSLTGNNEALVVLDGMQTTSTILSTINPNDIESVSILKGGQAATLYGSSGINGALIITTKRGAKGKLKVNYSNSTNFEQISFLPQIQDKYGSGSHYATAFGTTGYKTDYLERMKDNWRAYENQQYGDAFDGSVRIQGRTAEDGSQLLIPYSAVPDARRKAFNTGVSVNNQINFQGGDETSSFYMSIENQSVNGIVPNDKSVRTGTRLSATKEYGKLTASFNAGYVQGVYNRTSFDFYNGVLNQPANLPLSDLRNWQTNPLANPNGFYNDYYNNPYFEADNARRNYKDANINGNLSLTLKATNWLSLTNRLGVMNNSRTGKNTVGKFTYSDWAKSKSFIPAPFFRDGDGTGIYRALTDTPGSVEDFSGTENVINNEFQIQLSKDLGPVSNRLILGNSLYQRTTNNILIGSSSIVVPDVYNVSNRQGILRGGQILTQERRLGYYADYTANYKNFLILNGSFRFDQTSKFYKPNRDASFWSYPYYGAAVSFIATDAFPSIKSEFLNYFKLRANYNKNANDNIPLYGLDLTYPNGTSFPYGNTVGLTVGNTLPDPNLKPETVYSSEIGGEFQLLNNRINIDVSAYTQNSKGQVITVRVPNSTGFQSLLINVGETKNWGYEAELKYLIARGGKFSWDASVRYSYNDNKVIDLYPGINEFQIGGFSYANTNVIKDSRFPVLKTDGYQYAPDQSGRVLVNATTGYPLRNTSLSARGGVLPRHIAGLGSKMEYGNFGFTFNFEYRGGNVMFSDLGRQMTFTGTGKWTEDRAPHVFPNSAILNADGSVSPNTTNVREAEYALWVDNYRLISENFVTPAWFIKLRDINLSYRLPQNLMNKTKIFSGASIAIYGRNLLTIVDKLNYYTDPEFSYQGNPDPGSQATQTPTTNSSVGIGINTTGQTPPVRQYGVNINLTF
- a CDS encoding SusD/RagB family nutrient-binding outer membrane lipoprotein, which gives rise to MKFKTLIIAALVTLAGSSCDTKKFLDINTNPNQLPTSLPNYVFTNALNQTATNIAGNTNGQGSNELGFYWSGQWSQGNGYIITTTQFAYQFTNGDFNYWDTYYDNLEDYQFVINNADANNQKFLKGPAKVMKAMLYQQLVDLYGNIPYTDALKAAAVLAPKFDDQKAVYAALITSLDEAIVDLKANPFTGGFGTSDIAFGGNITKWVQFANSLKMRILIRQSKVAGLESYIKTEINKIVTEGSGFITGYDASIGGPSFFQPAAGQLNPVYDRWGYDATGAKRALNNYPRPTKFLIDGLKAAGDTLRLKRIAYATGGENSNTPGVSTKAEIAANYAGTPFGASSGYLPANTSSVGPSLLVKGDYNRPYIIMTASEVQFLLAEAKQRYADVTLPNTAKAYFEEGIVQSFRVLGANTAGAAAFKGSKIENYDFDSSTDKLAAIAIQKWIALTNFSGLEAWAEYRRTNLPVTPQSIQVPDTKRPTRLFYPNTEGGSNSANVTAQGTIDVFATKLFWDVD